GACGCCTATTTCTCGGCGGTCTTCGAGACGTTTCGCGCCGAACTGGTCACCGGCAGTCCGCTCACGGGCCTGAACCTTTGGTCGTGGGCCGGCGAGGGCGTGCCCGTCGACCCAGCCGGAGCCTTCTGGCGACCGGGCACGCCGTTCACCGGCGACAACGGCATCGAGCCGCAGGGCCTCAATTCCCTGTTCGCGACCGATCACTCCACCCTCGCCCTCCTGCGCGACCTCAACCGTCACCTTTCGGCGAACGCCGCCCCCGTCCTTTCCCGATGACACTCCGCCCCCTGCTGGCCGGCTTCGGCCTGCTGCTATTCCCGCTTTGTCTCAACGCGGCCGATGCCTGGCCCCTCATCACGCGCCGCGGCGATGCGCTCTACGAGGGCGACCGGCCGTTCCGCTTCCTCGGCCTCGCCGCGCCCAACCTCCAGGCGCACGAGTCGCAGATTCACGCGGACTTCGGCAACCGTTTCCCCGACGACTACGAGACCCGCGACATGCTCGACAGCATGCAGCGGCTCGGTGGTCGCGCCACCCGCATCTTTGCCCTCAGCGTCGCCAGCCCGGCCGACCGCGGCATGCCGGCCTACATCACCGGCCGCCGCCAATACAACGAGCAGGCCTTCCGCTGCCTCGACCTGATCCTCGCGCGCTGCCACGAATACGACATCCGGCTCATCATCCCGTTCATCGCCTCGCAGTCGTTTCCGTTCGTGCGCGGCGTGGACGAGTTCAGCGCGTTGTCCGGCAAGCCGCCCGGCTCCTTCTGGATCGACGAGGAGGTAAAGGCCGACTTCCGCCACTTCCTGGATTTCGTGCTCAACCGCCGCAACACGGTGAACGGCCGGCTCTACAAGGACGACCCCGCCATCCTCGCGTGGCAGCTCGGCAACGAGTTCATGAGCTACCCCGGCGATCGCAAGCTGGACGCGGCCGTCTGGGTGCCGCGCCTCACGGCGTGGTCGCTGGAAATGGCCGCCTATATCAAGCAGGTTGACCCGAACCACCTCGTCATGGAGGCCGGCGGCGACCGTGAGGCCTTTCTCGCCAGCCCGCACATCGACGTGATGAGCGCACACCTCTACGAATATTGGAGCCGCCAGAAGGGCGAACCCTCGGACCTCGCCGTGCTGGCCCGCGCCGAGTGGGAAAATTGCCGCGGGCGGAAGCCGCTCATGGTGGATGAATTCGGCCTGGCGACGATCGACAACAACCGCGCGCTGATCGCCACCATCCGGGAAACCGGCATCGTGGGCGGCCTGCTCTGGAGCCTGCGCTCCCACCGGCGTGACGGCGGCTTCATGCTCCACAACGAGGAGGGCACGCCCATCAACTCCTACCACTATCCCGGCTTCGGCGCCGGACAGGGCAACCAGGAGACCCAGTTGTTCGACCTGCTGCGCCACGCCGCCTTCGCCCTCCGCGGCCTGCCGCTCCCGCCCCTGCGCCCGCCGGCGCCCGCCCCGGTGCTCTTCGCGACACGCGGCGGCTTCACCTGGCGCGGGTCCACCGGCGCCAACCATTACGCCATCGAGCGCGCCGCTGCCCCCGCCGGCCCCTGGGAAGTGCGCGCCGTCGGGCTGCACGATTCCGTGGTGGCGCACCCCGAGCAGGTCCTCGCCCTCGAGGGCAAGCGCGGCCCCGCGGGCGGCCCGGCCGGCGATCCGCGGCCGGTGGCGCTGTGGTTCGACGAATCCGCCGCCCCCGGCTCGACCTGGCACTACCGCATCCGCGGCTTCAATGCGGCCGGCGCCACCGATTACTCGCCGGTCTTCACGATCACCAAACCCTGAACGGCGGCCCGCCGCGACCTCCCGCCCATGAAATCCCGGATCCTTCACCCCGGCCTCCTGCTCGCGTTGCTGCCGACCGCCTTCGCGGCGTTGCCCGCGGACTACACCGGCCGGCCCTTTTCCGACGCCTATCACCAGACCGGGCCCGCCCGCATCCCCGGCGTGGTGCAATGCGCGCGCTTCGACCTCGGCGGCGAGGGCGTGGCCTATCACGACACGACGCCCGCCAATGAAGGCAGCGGCGTGCTCAACCGCCAGACCGCCCCCTACAACCACCAGCGGGCCCACGCCGGGGAATACGTCTGGCATTTCCGCGCCGACGAGGGCGTGGATGTTTCCTACGTGAAGGACTGGGCCGACCTGAACCACGACCGCAACGCCGTCGTCCCGCCCATCAACCAGTTCTACCTCGGTTGGACCGATGACGGCGAGTGGGTGAACTACACCGTGGAGGTGCGCGAGCCCGGCACCTACGCCGTCCACGCGCTCTACAGCCAGTCCGCCGCCCACGTCACGCGCGACGCCGCGGGTCGCCCCGCCGCGGCGCTGCGTTTCGAGCTCAACGGACGCCCCGCCGGCGACATTGGGCCGCCCCGGGACACCGCCGACTGGCACGCGTGGGATTTCGGCCGGATTGCCACCGTGACTTTCCCCGAGGCCGGACTGCAGCTGCTGACCTTCCGCTACCGGCGCGGAAACAACTGGGCCTTCTTCGTCTTCGAAAAGATCACGCCACCCTGATTTCATCATGCCCGGTTACCCTCCTCCCCACGTGGTTGAATCCGCCCCGACCGTTCCCGTCCCGTCTCCTCTCGTCGCCGAACCGCCCGGCGCACGGCTGCTCGCCGAGATCGCCCGGCTGATGCCGCGTTTTCTGCGTCACCCGGTTGACCGCCGTCAATCGGGCGGCAACGCCGCCGCGCTCGTCATCGCGCCGACGGGCGAGGTGCATGGCCGCATCTTCGGCCGCGACGCCGCGCGTGGCCAGTGGTGCTGGGGCATCGCGCACCGCAAGGTGACACAGGTCTGGCGCACCGGCTACGCCACCGGCCGCTTCGAGGAGCTCGTCTACGCGGGCAAGCTCGACGAGGGCACCTTCGGCGTGAACCGGCCCGACTTCATCGGCTGGGAGGGCGGCGTGCCCTTGGAGGATACAGCCGGCCGGCTCTACGCCGCCGCGTTCTCCGGCTTTCGCGGCGTGAAGGATGTGGAAATCATCACCCGCGCCGCCCCGGTCGCCGGACTGCGAGTCCGGCAGACCGACTGAGACCGGTCGCCAATTTCTGAAGATGCCTTGCTTGCGCGTCGCCGCGCCGCGCGCCGAGGTCCACGCTCGGCGGAACTTACCCCCGTTTTCCGATGCGCGCTGTCCTGCTTTTGTCCGCCCTGCTCGCCACCCCCGGGTTCGTCCCGCTCACCCATGCTGCCGCCAGCGCCTGGTCGCCCACCGCCCCGCTCGAGGTCGCCGCGACGGACGCAACGACCCGCGCGTCGCGCGATCTCTATCAGGGACGCCTGACTCCGACCGCAGCCGCCGCCGCGACGGAGCCCGGCTACCGGGTGATCATCGCCGTTGACTACGACGAAACCGGCACGCCGCGGGATGCGCGCGTGCACGCCTCGGACGACATCACGCACGGCCGGGTGCTGGAGCAGGTCTCCCTGCAGCTGGCCCGCGGCGCCAAGCGTGAGCCGCGCATCAAGGACGGCCGGCCAGTCGGTTTCACGGCGCACGTGCCGTTTCATTTCCCCGTGCGGGACGACGAAGGTCCGGCCACCAGCGCCGCGCCCCGCCCGCGCCTGCAGCGCAGCCAGCCGCCGGCCTTTCCCGACCTGCTCGTCCAACGCGGCGAAAGCGGCGGCGCGATCCTCGAAATCACGATCGACAAGACGGGCGAGGTCAGCCGCGCCCGTGTGCTGGAGACCTCGCACGAGGTCTGCGGTGACGCCGCCCGGGCTGCGGTGAAGAACTGGGTGTTCACTCCGGTGGAGGAAAACGGCCGGCCGGTGCGCTCGCGCTGGCGGATCGCCTTTGCCTTCGAATCGACCGGCCGGCCCGCCGAGTTGAAGTGGCGCCTCGCCCCGCGGCCCAATCTCGGCGCCTACACCGTGATCGCGGCGCCCTGAGGCGACCCGCTCAGGGCGCGGGCCCGAAGCGCGCGACCACCGCGTCGCGCAGGCGCCGCGTGGCAGTCGCGGCCGGGGCCACGCGCTCCACGCGCGCGAGCAAATCCCGTGCGGTCGTGGCATCCCCGCGCGCCACGGCGTCGAGCACGAGATAACCGAGCGTTTCTTCATGGTCGGGGAATCGGCGCAGGTTTTCCTGCAACCCGGCGCGCGCCCCGGCTTCGTCGCCGCTGCGAAAAGCCGCCCGGGCCGCGGCCAGGGCGGTCTCCGGCCGGTCCGGGCGCAACGTCTGGAGTCTCCGATAAGCGTCCACGGCCTGCGCCCACTCCCCG
The DNA window shown above is from Oleiharenicola lentus and carries:
- a CDS encoding glycoside hydrolase family 2 TIM barrel-domain containing protein: MTLRPLLAGFGLLLFPLCLNAADAWPLITRRGDALYEGDRPFRFLGLAAPNLQAHESQIHADFGNRFPDDYETRDMLDSMQRLGGRATRIFALSVASPADRGMPAYITGRRQYNEQAFRCLDLILARCHEYDIRLIIPFIASQSFPFVRGVDEFSALSGKPPGSFWIDEEVKADFRHFLDFVLNRRNTVNGRLYKDDPAILAWQLGNEFMSYPGDRKLDAAVWVPRLTAWSLEMAAYIKQVDPNHLVMEAGGDREAFLASPHIDVMSAHLYEYWSRQKGEPSDLAVLARAEWENCRGRKPLMVDEFGLATIDNNRALIATIRETGIVGGLLWSLRSHRRDGGFMLHNEEGTPINSYHYPGFGAGQGNQETQLFDLLRHAAFALRGLPLPPLRPPAPAPVLFATRGGFTWRGSTGANHYAIERAAAPAGPWEVRAVGLHDSVVAHPEQVLALEGKRGPAGGPAGDPRPVALWFDESAAPGSTWHYRIRGFNAAGATDYSPVFTITKP
- a CDS encoding energy transducer TonB, encoding MRAVLLLSALLATPGFVPLTHAAASAWSPTAPLEVAATDATTRASRDLYQGRLTPTAAAAATEPGYRVIIAVDYDETGTPRDARVHASDDITHGRVLEQVSLQLARGAKREPRIKDGRPVGFTAHVPFHFPVRDDEGPATSAAPRPRLQRSQPPAFPDLLVQRGESGGAILEITIDKTGEVSRARVLETSHEVCGDAARAAVKNWVFTPVEENGRPVRSRWRIAFAFESTGRPAELKWRLAPRPNLGAYTVIAAP